One genomic window of Bombus fervidus isolate BK054 chromosome 14, iyBomFerv1, whole genome shotgun sequence includes the following:
- the Dysf gene encoding neuronal PAS domain protein dysfusion isoform X1: MFNRIDASKSTKGASKLRRDLINAEIANLRDLLPLPPSTRQRLSQLQLMALVCVFLRKANYFQQALKNCPSDSSNIPTPNIGFSKAMSGFIMMMTQQGKLLYISENAAEYLGHSMEDLLIHGDSVYDVIDKQDHMVVQNQLSRNSPIPSDRRLFLCRINVSRNSRRQLRFGDQKVVLVEGHFLPFVPVCNRNEFVFLASCTPVVLPETRESIVQGATNIFTTIHSMDMKYLHIDKTAESHLEYTRNELVNMSWYNLLHWDSIRTAYCKHQTVIQSDQERSATALLRLQSRSGRWFWVHCVLQVKDTSEECQHPIIVCTNQVLSDREAEVMRSSSWLYQYSSQTKFTYTICSGSQNRGVPYATGSQSNQQQDYSRSLSHAHNNDTQHSPDIRNSEQDPHNSSKTQLKDYATRNPREDAEPVDMSISSSEHENRNVHMNIQHGHYALGQFTDRYKAHHKNSLNLSGYRAKFMQCHSQYSMDTLSPKYYITDLDKEYCCNERNSGHKRLPGKALSTTTGSTADPSELPMEHWNSSPVWSDTLQRVPDVVHQELSPYVATPTTPVDTPDSELHPETPIFNFDWAAEQHVPNLKITFRSSNQGPRKVQDVQPITLQLPRKKGQSMNDSKDFPK; this comes from the exons ATGTTCAATCG GATAGATGCGAGCAAATCAACGAAAGGTGCCAGCAAACTTCGAAGGGACCTGATAAATGCCGAAATCGCCAACTTACGTGATTTACTGCCATTACCGCCCTCAACTCGTCAGAGGCTTTCCCAGTTACAGCTTATGGCCTTGGTCTGCGTATTTCTTCGAAAAGCCAATTACTTTCAACAAG cCTTGAAAAACTGTCCGTCCGACTCTTCGAATATCCCGACCCCTAACATTGGATTTTCAAAA GCCATGTCCGGATTTATAATGATGATGACCCAGCAAGGGAAACTGTTGTATATATCGGAAAATGCGGCAGAATATCTTGGACACTCTATG GAGGATTTGCTTATCCACGGGGATAGTGTTTACGACGTAATAGACAAGCAAGATCACATGGTTGTACAAAATCAATTATCTAGAAATAGTCCAATTCCAAGCGATAGAAGATTGTTTCTTTGTCGGATCAACGTATCCAGGAATTCTCGGAGGCAACTTCGTTTCGGTGATCAAAAA GTGGTTTTAGTTGAAGGCCATTTTTTACCTTTCGTTCCTGTTTGTAATCGAAATGAGTTTGTTTTCCTTGCTTCCTGTACACCCGTTGTTTTGCCAGAAACTAGAGAAAGTATCGTGCAGGGTGCGACAAATATTTTCACCACCATACACTCTATGGATATGAAATACCTTCATATCGATAAaac TGCTGAAAGCCATTTGGAATACACCCGTAACGAATTAGTAAATATGTCAtggtataatttattacactGGGATTCGATACGAACAGCATATTGCAAACATCAGACTG TTATTCAATCTGATCAAGAACGGTCAGCAACTGCATTGTTGAGACTGCAAAGCCGTTCCGGACGGTGGTTCTGGGTGCACTGCGTTTTACAAGTCAAAGATACTTCCGAAGAATGTCAACATCCTATCATTGTGTGCACGAATCAAGTTCTGAG TGACAGGGAGGCGGAAGTAATGCGTTCAAGTTCCTGGCTGTACCAGTATTCATCCCAAACTAAATTTACTTACACCATCTGCTCCGGGAGTCAGAACCGCGGTGTGCCATATGCTACCGGGAGCCAAAGTAATCAGCAGCAAGATTACAGTCGTTCCTTATCCCACGCGCATAACAACGACACGCAACACTCTCCTGATATACGAAATTCGGAGCAGGATCCGCACAATTCGTCCAAGACACAGTTAAAGGATTACGCAACTAGAAATCCACGAGAGGATGCAGAACCGGTTGATATGTCGATCAGTAGTAGCGAGCATGAGAATAGGAACGTACACATGAATATTCAACATGGTCATTATGCGCTTGGTCAATTTACCGATAGGTACAAAGCGCATCATAAAAATTCACTAAATTTGAGCGGTTATCGCGCAAAATTTATGCAATGTCACAGCCAATACAGTATGGACACGTTGTCGCCCAAGTACTATATCACGGACTTAGATAAGGAGTACTGTTGTAACGAGAGGAATAGCGGCCATAAACGACTTCCGGGTAAAGCGTTATCCACGACAACAGGATCGACAGCAGATCCTTCGGAGTTACCTATGGAACATTGGAATTCGAGTCCAGTTTGGTCGGACACTCTGCAAAGGGTACCGGATGTCGTTCACCAGGAACTTAGCCCATATGTAGCGACGCCAACTACGCCGGTCGATACTCCAGACTCCGAGCTACATCCGGAAActccaatttttaatttcgattgGGCGGCCGAACAGCATGTGCCCAATTTGAAGATCACGTTTCGTAGCTCGAATCAGGGGCCCAGGAAAGTCCAGGATGTTCAACCTATCACGTTGCAGTTACCACGGAAAAAGGGCCAGTCCATGAATGATTCTAAAGACTTTCCTAAATAA
- the Dysf gene encoding neuronal PAS domain protein dysfusion isoform X2, which yields MALVCVFLRKANYFQQALKNCPSDSSNIPTPNIGFSKAMSGFIMMMTQQGKLLYISENAAEYLGHSMEDLLIHGDSVYDVIDKQDHMVVQNQLSRNSPIPSDRRLFLCRINVSRNSRRQLRFGDQKVVLVEGHFLPFVPVCNRNEFVFLASCTPVVLPETRESIVQGATNIFTTIHSMDMKYLHIDKTAESHLEYTRNELVNMSWYNLLHWDSIRTAYCKHQTVIQSDQERSATALLRLQSRSGRWFWVHCVLQVKDTSEECQHPIIVCTNQVLSDREAEVMRSSSWLYQYSSQTKFTYTICSGSQNRGVPYATGSQSNQQQDYSRSLSHAHNNDTQHSPDIRNSEQDPHNSSKTQLKDYATRNPREDAEPVDMSISSSEHENRNVHMNIQHGHYALGQFTDRYKAHHKNSLNLSGYRAKFMQCHSQYSMDTLSPKYYITDLDKEYCCNERNSGHKRLPGKALSTTTGSTADPSELPMEHWNSSPVWSDTLQRVPDVVHQELSPYVATPTTPVDTPDSELHPETPIFNFDWAAEQHVPNLKITFRSSNQGPRKVQDVQPITLQLPRKKGQSMNDSKDFPK from the exons ATGGCCTTGGTCTGCGTATTTCTTCGAAAAGCCAATTACTTTCAACAAG cCTTGAAAAACTGTCCGTCCGACTCTTCGAATATCCCGACCCCTAACATTGGATTTTCAAAA GCCATGTCCGGATTTATAATGATGATGACCCAGCAAGGGAAACTGTTGTATATATCGGAAAATGCGGCAGAATATCTTGGACACTCTATG GAGGATTTGCTTATCCACGGGGATAGTGTTTACGACGTAATAGACAAGCAAGATCACATGGTTGTACAAAATCAATTATCTAGAAATAGTCCAATTCCAAGCGATAGAAGATTGTTTCTTTGTCGGATCAACGTATCCAGGAATTCTCGGAGGCAACTTCGTTTCGGTGATCAAAAA GTGGTTTTAGTTGAAGGCCATTTTTTACCTTTCGTTCCTGTTTGTAATCGAAATGAGTTTGTTTTCCTTGCTTCCTGTACACCCGTTGTTTTGCCAGAAACTAGAGAAAGTATCGTGCAGGGTGCGACAAATATTTTCACCACCATACACTCTATGGATATGAAATACCTTCATATCGATAAaac TGCTGAAAGCCATTTGGAATACACCCGTAACGAATTAGTAAATATGTCAtggtataatttattacactGGGATTCGATACGAACAGCATATTGCAAACATCAGACTG TTATTCAATCTGATCAAGAACGGTCAGCAACTGCATTGTTGAGACTGCAAAGCCGTTCCGGACGGTGGTTCTGGGTGCACTGCGTTTTACAAGTCAAAGATACTTCCGAAGAATGTCAACATCCTATCATTGTGTGCACGAATCAAGTTCTGAG TGACAGGGAGGCGGAAGTAATGCGTTCAAGTTCCTGGCTGTACCAGTATTCATCCCAAACTAAATTTACTTACACCATCTGCTCCGGGAGTCAGAACCGCGGTGTGCCATATGCTACCGGGAGCCAAAGTAATCAGCAGCAAGATTACAGTCGTTCCTTATCCCACGCGCATAACAACGACACGCAACACTCTCCTGATATACGAAATTCGGAGCAGGATCCGCACAATTCGTCCAAGACACAGTTAAAGGATTACGCAACTAGAAATCCACGAGAGGATGCAGAACCGGTTGATATGTCGATCAGTAGTAGCGAGCATGAGAATAGGAACGTACACATGAATATTCAACATGGTCATTATGCGCTTGGTCAATTTACCGATAGGTACAAAGCGCATCATAAAAATTCACTAAATTTGAGCGGTTATCGCGCAAAATTTATGCAATGTCACAGCCAATACAGTATGGACACGTTGTCGCCCAAGTACTATATCACGGACTTAGATAAGGAGTACTGTTGTAACGAGAGGAATAGCGGCCATAAACGACTTCCGGGTAAAGCGTTATCCACGACAACAGGATCGACAGCAGATCCTTCGGAGTTACCTATGGAACATTGGAATTCGAGTCCAGTTTGGTCGGACACTCTGCAAAGGGTACCGGATGTCGTTCACCAGGAACTTAGCCCATATGTAGCGACGCCAACTACGCCGGTCGATACTCCAGACTCCGAGCTACATCCGGAAActccaatttttaatttcgattgGGCGGCCGAACAGCATGTGCCCAATTTGAAGATCACGTTTCGTAGCTCGAATCAGGGGCCCAGGAAAGTCCAGGATGTTCAACCTATCACGTTGCAGTTACCACGGAAAAAGGGCCAGTCCATGAATGATTCTAAAGACTTTCCTAAATAA